A single region of the Silene latifolia isolate original U9 population chromosome 8, ASM4854445v1, whole genome shotgun sequence genome encodes:
- the LOC141594086 gene encoding uncharacterized protein LOC141594086 isoform X1, whose translation MLVVFCLRDNIAYIFDSDKATKKTWQIKSCLSWAWKRYSFRAGTRDMLKKNELQIKMIECTQQPGNYECGYYVMKWMYDITVRYALSEDGIEKCVSGAEITIEQMNEVRELWSLYCVKNV comes from the exons ATGTTGGTTGTATTTTGTCTTCGAGATAATATTGCATATATTTTTGACTCGGATAAAGCGACAAAGAAGACATGGCAAATAAAAAGTTGCTTATCATG GGCTTGGAAAAGGTATTCTTTTAGGGCGGGAACGCGTGAtatgttaaaaaaaaatgaaCTCCAGATAAAAATGATTGAG TGCACTCAACAGCCAGGGAATTATGAGTGTGGTTATTATGTTATGAAGTGGATGTATGATATCACCGTACGCTACGCATTATCGGAGGACGGCATAGAAAAG TGTGTTTCAGGTGCGGAAATAACAATTGAACAAATGAATGAGGTTCGAGAGCTTTGGTCGCTTTATTGTGTAAAGAACGTCTAA
- the LOC141594086 gene encoding uncharacterized protein LOC141594086 isoform X2 gives MLVVFCLRDNIAYIFDSDKATKKTWQIKSCLSWAWKRYSFRAGTRDMLKKNELQIKMIECTQQPGNYECGYYVMKWMYDITVRYALSEDGIEKVRK, from the exons ATGTTGGTTGTATTTTGTCTTCGAGATAATATTGCATATATTTTTGACTCGGATAAAGCGACAAAGAAGACATGGCAAATAAAAAGTTGCTTATCATG GGCTTGGAAAAGGTATTCTTTTAGGGCGGGAACGCGTGAtatgttaaaaaaaaatgaaCTCCAGATAAAAATGATTGAG TGCACTCAACAGCCAGGGAATTATGAGTGTGGTTATTATGTTATGAAGTGGATGTATGATATCACCGTACGCTACGCATTATCGGAGGACGGCATAGAAAAG GTGCGGAAATAA